In Cryptococcus neoformans var. neoformans B-3501A chromosome 3, whole genome shotgun sequence, the DNA window TGGCAGCTTTTCAATACTGAATATCTAAAACTGACTAGATTCGCAGACCGTAGGATTGCATGAAATGTGAGATAaaccctttttttcctacCAACGTCCCGATATTGAATCATGTTATCCAGGTCGCATGCCTTGGCAGGTGTGAGTTGTATTACCACTGTGTCCGGTATCTATACTCACTTATTCATTGGGTAGGTCTTGACATGTGCTACGGTGGAGAAGATTACACTTGACccccaagaaggaggatcgACAAGGATGAGGGGCGGTATACCAGCGGTATCATCTTATTCAGTTTTAGAGAAGGCTTTGGCTAACTGTTTGAAGATCACGCTGCCTGCTGGGTACCTTGGTTCATCATTCATTGGCGCTTGTCTAGTCGCATGTGTGAGGATAAAAAAGCCCTGAACCCGCATCGATTATGATATTTACGCGCTCGTAGGGATTCGACATCAATGCTTCTAAAGTAGCATGTCTCGTGTTGGCATTCATATGGATTCTTACTCTTTGGTGGGCACGATCTAGCTGGGTGGCTTGGGCTACAATTGCGTTGATGGTCGGATTGGTCTTGGTGGGTCGAGGCCGCAGAAGATGACAGGAGGGCTAACAGAAGCAGGTGTGCTGGTTGGTGGCTCAAAGCGTCGCATTGAGATTTTTGATACTATTCATTGGCGTCATGTCTTGCTTTTATTCGATAGTAAGTCGCAATGGACATTAATATTGCACGTACTGATGTGTGCTTAGTGGGATATCATTGATGCAAGTATCCTCCACGAGAGACGGCGCAACATGGTATGCTGATGAGCCAATTTCAGGACACTCTGGCACGCAAGATCAACAGTTCTGATGCCTCTGAGTACGCCCATATGATTGGGTGTTGTGGTTCTCGGTTTTGGGGTGGGTAATCTTTTGGACTGGACGGTCGAACCTTGAGTTGACGGATCTCTAGGCGCTTTTTGGCTTATTATTTCTTGTTGCTGTAAGTCATTGCTCCGGGAAGCGATAAGCTCGAATGGTTTACCTTTGTATAGTTTTTGCGGCTGGTGTATTAGTTGGGATCGCCGCATTCAAAGACGACTGGCAGACACAAGCTGATAAGGCGAGCAATTTCCTTGGTGGTAAGTTGGATGTCATAATTTGCAGTCGTGCACTGAGTAACATCACAGGCACCCCATGATAACGATACCAACCTATAACGAGCTTTTTTGTCCTACCATGCATGTGCACAGCCCGTTTTTTGTCACCTTCATTGCAGCTTGATTTCTCAAGCAGGCACCCCGAACATGACCTGCTGGACGTAGTCTGCCGCGATACCAGACCAGATCAAGCCACCTAGCCATCCATTAGAACTAAACTTTTTCCAGCAGTCAGATCGGCTGTCAAAGTTGACAGTTAAGCATTGCCAAGCGAGATGAGCAGCGGCACCACCACAAGAAATGAGATAGTATAGCGGTCCGAGACCGGCCATGTAGCCAGTAAAggtgaggagggagacGAATGAAGCGGATAAAGTGGAGATGACTTGGCGAGAAGTGTCGGGGAATCGGAGGGCCATGGACTTTACACCAGCGATGACGtcgtccttcttgtcctAAAAGTCTCGTCAGACTCCTTGTTGCACGCTACTAGCCTAAAGTTGTGTAACTCACCTGGTGAGCGTAGATGATGTCGTAGGCGACACACCAAGCCGCACCCCCGAGGTACATGGGCGTCGCGATCGTCCAGTCAACAGCACCGGCAACGGCTGACCAGCCGAGAAGGGCACCCCAGTTAAATGCAAAGCCTATGTTATAAGGTCGGCGTCTGTTCACAAAGGATAAGATTCAGAAGGCAGTGCGCACCTAGCACGACTTGAGGGAAGTATGTGATACGCTTCATGAACGGGTAGATGACTACCAATCCTAGCGAGGAAGCTCCCAGGACGATGCTAGTGTTGTATcagctttttcttcttttcctaGGTTGATGATAGAACCATAAGCAACTCACCTGTACCAGTTAAGTTGGGTTAGCACGGCAAGACCGGCAGTAAGCTGAGCTCCAAGGAATGTGAGAGCCCCGAATTGAGTAACATCGCCGGCGGCCAAAGGTCTTGTCTTTGTCCTCTCTACATTCGTCCAACTCAGTAAGGTCGCGAACGTTTCGCCTTTGGGAGGGAAAAAGTGACGTACCGACCTTGGCGTCCATCTTCCAGTCCCACATGTCATTAATGGTGCACCCAGCACCTCGCATGATGAGTGCTCCGACGGCGAAGAGTGACATGTAGAATAGAGGAGTGGTAGGGGGAAGGTGGTTCACGGTAGATGCCATTGTTATGGACCACGCTGCTATGGGTGTCAGTAATGCCTGCCAGGACAAGATGCATGGGACGAAGGACGCACCGCAAGGCCAGTAGAGAAGGACGGAGCCGATGGGTTTATCGAGCCTGGTGAGGTAGAGGTAGGGTTTGGCACCTTGAGCCCATTGTGGGAGGATTTTATCAAAGACTGTGGGTGGTTGCGCTGGcagttgttgttgttgctccTTGGGGTGGACGAGCTCTGTGGAGACGCGGGGGACAGTCGGGGGGAGAGAGGCGCGGCGGATGGCAGAGGTGGTGAGCACGCGTGGGCGGAGTGGGAGGGGTCGAGAAAGGGGAGAAAGGAGCGGGCGGGGGAAGAGACGGGTGcgggaaaggagaagcaTCGCTGGGTGTCTGTCTACGTGGGCGAGTAAAAGAGAAGAGTCGATAAATTATTTATTTGTCCATCTTTTTGCCCGTTGGCGGGCCACTCTCCCCCGTGCCTGGATAGGTCACGTATCGTATCTCCTGTAATGTATCATGCATATATCTTGTACAAAAGCCCATGGCCACCTCCGCACACCCTCTTCtacttctttccttccttcgccTCTGCACACCCTCCGTCAGCATACCCGCCAACACCCGAGACACAAAACTCACCTCGCCTCGTAGCGTCCTCCAGCAGCGTAGTGTCCACCGATCGCGCAGCCATCCGCACATACCGTACTACAGACCCTCGGATGAAACAGTTCTTGACCGCCATCTGTCGAAGCGCACGTTGTCAGCATCTCTTGGTTAGAAAAGAAATATTCCAGAAGAGGGCATGGGGCGTGGCGGACACGAAGCGGGCTCCGATCCCGGATAGACCACTGAAAATTATATTTCTTTCAAAGATACAGACAAATAATTGACCCCCACCGCAAGCTTGCCATCTTTTCACCGTCCAGAATCCCACTTCCGCATTTGGCATGTGTCAAAAAAAGATATACGCTTACCATATGAGGATGTCTTTCGGGGTCCTCTACGCTAATATTATCTAATCGGATGTTGAGGAACCTAGCCGTTACATGTTAGTACTCTTGCATACCTTTGCCCATATCCTAGTAGCAGATAATACTGGACTGAATTGTGGGCGACTGGATATATAAAAGGTCGTAGACGCAAGACTCGACCTACTGATCCACAGATTTGAGAGTCCCAGTTATTGATAAGTCATTTTTGAGCTCAACGGTGATCACTTGGTCTGTGAGGGTCTTGAAGAAACTAGACGATGAGCAGTTCCAAATAAGCTACTGTTCGTATGTGCATATCTTGGAGGTTTTGAGGACACATCGAAGGCAGGGTACGGGATTGTTGCTTGTCGGTGAGAGAGACTCAcgagaagatgagctaTTTCGGATGAGTGCGTGAGAAATATGGGTACTCTGGAGCGGAAACGACTCACCATGGCTTCTGGGATGTGCTGATGGGTAATGATATATAGTTATAGTTGCAGTATTAGGAGTAGAGTGAGTGGTGGTGATCTTCGGGGGTGAAAATTCCACGTCatccctccacctccacttgttgcttcttctttctccaccaccatGATAATTTACCCTCTCTCCGCACAAACAGACCCTTCTCGCCACAAGCCATGTCCCCTCCCCCCCACTCCATCCCCCTCTACCTCGTAAACGGTGTCGCCACCGTCTGGGACGCACAAAGTATCCaatctccatcctctccagcTCATACGCCCAAGCTGACAACCCCTCTTCACAGCTGCCGCGACTCTCCATTGCGTGCACAATGTCTCTGGTTTAAGAGCCGGCACACTGCCAGGCGTAGCCCAGCAGAATGGATTTTTAGGTCTTCCCCTGACATTGATGCAGGAAGAGACTGCATACCTTGTTACCCAAGGTAAGACAAAttcatctttttttcctcacATCGCCATTGTTCTTACTGACatgaaaaacaaaaaaggcATCGCCCATCTCGTTCCTCTTGATCCCAGCCCATCTACACCCTCTGACGAAACCGTTAAAGCCCATACGGCAGCCCGCGTCGCGCGTTTGAAAGCTTTAGAAGAAAAGACAAGGGAGGCGGAAGCAAAGAGATTGGAAGAATCGAAAAAAGCTTTCGATAAAGGGGGAG includes these proteins:
- a CDS encoding hypothetical protein (HMMPfam hit to UbiA, UbiA prenyltransferase family, score: 206.8, E(): 4e-59), which translates into the protein MLLLSRTRLFPRPLLSPLSRPLPLRPRVLTTSAIRRASLPPTVPRVSTELVHPKEQQQQLPAQPPTVFDKILPQWAQGAKPYLYLTRLDKPIGSVLLYWPCAWSITMASTVNHLPPTTPLFYMSLFAVGALIMRGAGCTINDMWDWKMDAKVERTKTRPLAAGDVTQFGALTFLGAQLTAGLAVLTQLNWYSIVLGASSLGLVVIYPFMKRITYFPQVVLGFAFNWGALLGWSAVAGAVDWTIATPMYLGGAAWCVAYDIIYAHQDKKDDVIAGVKSMALRFPDTSRQVISTLSASFVSLLTFTGYMAGLGPLYYLISCGGAAAHLAWQCLTVNFDSRSDCWKKFSSNGWLGGLIWSGIAADYVQQVMFGVPA
- a CDS encoding hypothetical protein (HMMPfam hit to LSM, LSM domain, score: 62.0, E(): 1.5e-15); protein product: MLIFSFFKTLTDQVITVELKNDLSITGTLKSVDQFLNIRLDNISVEDPERHPHMMAVKNCFIRGSVVRYVRMAARSVDTTLLEDATRREAKEGKK